The genomic interval TTAAGCTTACCTATTAGTAGACAATTGAACGAAAGGGAGAAAAGACGCTGGCAAAAGTCAGCTGACTCTTCTTGTTTCTGTTCAGTTACATAATCGGTGTTATAAGCGCCGCCTCGGAATCGCACCGCTTTTGGCCTTCCTGAACTGCCCTCGGCCGGCGTGGTACTTTTCCAATTTAGGAGATACTACTATCACACCGCTACACCTCTCTGTAGCTTCACCAAGCGTTCGTAAACTTGGCGGGCATTAGGAATGCGAGCAAGCTGGGGCGTTTGAGGCACCCCCGGCCAGCCCACTCTGGCAAGAGCTGCGTAGCGGGAGTATATAGCACCCAAAGAAATAGTACCGGTTCCATCTGGCTTCTCCACTAACGTCAACGCCGGGAGGCTTTTAAGGTCAAATGAGGTAACCTGTTTGCGAAATATCCCTGACCGGATGAGCACCCGTTCGCTAGTAATGTTATACGCTGTATGAGCACGTTGTTGCGCCACGTACAGAAAGCGGCCAACGGCTAGATAAAGCCCCATGAGCAAAAAAGGAACGCCTAAAAAAATGGCTGGGTGGAAACCGGCAGCCTGTACCCTCCACATCCAACGCAGGGCATAGCCGAACAGCAATAGACCAAGAGGAGCAATACAAAAATCCACCCGTTGAATATCCAACCCGGTTTTTGGGTGACCACTCCACAGCAGCTTTTCCCCTGGCTGTAGTTCAGCTACTATCTTTTGCTGTAATACAATGGTTTTCATGAGATGGCAATGATTAAATCTGCGGGCTATGAAATAAAGTCCAGCGCTTCACGTTACTCCTAAAC from Hymenobacter monticola carries:
- a CDS encoding PH domain-containing protein, whose product is MKTIVLQQKIVAELQPGEKLLWSGHPKTGLDIQRVDFCIAPLGLLLFGYALRWMWRVQAAGFHPAIFLGVPFLLMGLYLAVGRFLYVAQQRAHTAYNITSERVLIRSGIFRKQVTSFDLKSLPALTLVEKPDGTGTISLGAIYSRYAALARVGWPGVPQTPQLARIPNARQVYERLVKLQRGVAV